A region of the Peromyscus leucopus breed LL Stock chromosome X, UCI_PerLeu_2.1, whole genome shotgun sequence genome:
TACATATCAGTAAAGTGATCTGACATTGTGAAGTATGGGCATCTATGATGAGGTGCATCAATGCTACAGCAAAAAGTCTTCCCCCATTTCAATCCCTGTTCCTCTTCATATCTAGAAGGCTAGTGTTTTTCACCTTTTATTTCTACACTTGTCTGTACATTGCTGGATGCTTaatttttgtaattctttttccagtttcaaattcCCAGAATCAACAAAAAGGAAAGCATAAAAGCTTTTCAGGAGTTTAGGAATACCcaagaatgttttctttcctgtctcaacAAGCTGTCCCGGAAACCCAGGGACCTGGCCCAAATTCTTACCTGAGCACTCTGTCCAGATGACCTGTGAGACAGAATGAAGAGAAGATGACTTCCTTAAGGGTGTTCATACGTCGCAAGTAACTGAggaaatttttaaagagtttccCACCCAGGGATCTAAAAGTGACTTTAGACAGACTGAGGCTCTCTAGGTGGTCCATCTGAGACAGGACATTGGTGATATCACTCAGTGAACCCATATCGATTGACAACTGACCAACACAGTTGAGATCAAGCAAATTCAGGGTGCATTTGCTGTCACACAGTTTATCAACTTGCAAATCTCGACAGCATATGTGCAAAGACCCTGAACTCTCCCTAATTTTACTtgtaagcaaaaccaaaaaatccTTTTCCACTAAGGAGCCATCTAGGGAAAGATCCACTAGTAACTCTACAGGCCTGGGGAACTGAACCACGGACTCTGTATTCACAAAACGATGCTGCCCTTCTATTTTCAGGATAGAGCTGTCAGAATAAGTACAAGAATGAGAACAGGAAGGTCCCTTGATGCTGTCTTCATGACATATGGTCCTACAGTCGTTGTCTTGTCTTAAATCTAGGATCCTCAGTTTAGGTCTCCTGTAGGGGTAGAGGAGATAGAATAGTTGAGAAATAGCCAATGATAATGAAACTGAGTAGAATCAACGATGACATCTAGGAACTAATTCTTTTATCCATAGCTGATACTACTTGTACTATCAACAAATCTTTCCCATGAAAATTCAGCCTCCTCCCCTCTAATTCCTTATATACCTTATATCCCCTCCAGTCTTAAAGCTCCTGTCTTTCTCTTATGTAACACCTCTTATGTAAACCCATCAACAGAACCCTCAGTAAGCAGATTTAATAATTGACATTGAATACAATCAGTAACAGATTTCATAATTAACATTGAATACAATcagtcttgctgtgggatgttctgtatggcaaatgtgttgctctgattggttagtaaataaaacactgattggccagcagtgaggaaggaagaagtataggcgggacaaggaggagaaaaatgctgggaagtggaaggctgagtcagagacactgccagccgccaccatgacaagccacatgtgaagatgccggtaagccacgagccacgtggcaaagtatatatttatagaaatgggttaatttaagatataagaacagttagcaagaagcctgccacggccatacagtttgtaagcaatataagtctctgtgtttacttggttgggtctgagtggctctgggactggcgggtgacaaagatttgtcctgactgtgggccaggcaggaaaactctagttacacagtCTTTAATGTGTTACCAAGTTACCAATGTGTTACCACAGCCTCACACATAAATCTTCAGCATTTACTTGTTTCTCCTTCTAGGAGATTAGCAGGCTGTGGTATAacctcctctgtctttccatgtTTCTATTATCCAGTCTTACCTAGAAGCAGAGTTCCTTGAAGGACGCACTGGAAGATTCTCAATCATGGCTTTCAGGAGTTCATGTTGAGGCTCCTGTACAGTTAATGACCCAATATGGAGACAGTAATAGGGCCACACTTTCACCATCTCACTCAATGTATTCTTATGCCCACCCTCGAAGGCAGCAATGAACAGTGGAACAAAAAAGGCTCTTGGCATATCCTCCAGAGCTTGGATTGCTACAGACTCATTTCTCAGCAGACTCTGTATAGCAAGATCAAACAGTGTCTTTGCGTTCTTTGCATCCATCTTTGTGAACCTGAATCAGAAGGAGAAATATTTAGAagttctaggaaaaaaaaataacagtcttTTCTTTGCAACCAGTGCCAGCAAAGtagaaatttaaagaataaatgaaccaGATAGCCAACACTGGATACACCTACTATAGACACAGATCAGAAAGTGACTTGTGAGtgtataaaggtgtgtgtgtgtgtgtgtgtgtgtgtgtattactatTCTCCCTCccatgtatgtacagtatgtatgtgataaaacaccattagaAATGGGTAgtaggtcaggcagtggtggtatatgcctttaatcccagcactcagagggcagaggcaggtgaatctctgtgagtttgaggccagcctgtctacagagcaaattccaagataggctccaaagatacacaaagaagccctgtctacaaaaaaaagaaagaaaagaaatgtgtagtaagcaaacagaaaacaattttGGCCACTTAGCTACATGACCAGTATTTTCTCTCCATAGTATATAAGCTatgatgaagaaaaagataaatatacaAAACAGTGGTACAACAGAAAATATTACAACACCAAATTCATtgtgattaaaagaaaaagaatgacattCCAGCCCTTGATCTGTCTCACCCGTCACTGTATTTGTGGCAGACGAAGACACCAAAATTTCACAAGACAGACACGAAGGAAGATGGTTAAGAAAACTTAAAGTTGACCTTAAGCATATTCGGAAAATCTAGTCATGAATTAAGcctaaagatgaaaaagaaaacaaaatcaaaagaatgcAGTACAGTTTAGGGCAAAGACTTCAAAACTGTTCCCTTCAAAGCTGTATGTTGTCTCACATCTGGAAAGTAAGAGATAGTCATCTGATAATGGAATACTGACTTCTGGGGTCTGGGATCAGTGCCGGGGTTGGGGTGGCAAAGCACAGTTGGATACGATTCATGTAAGTTAGAGGTTGGTATGGACACATCACAATGAGTCTCATCAAGATGTATTATGAATGTGTTATAATCAATTAACATAAAAGGAGTATCAAATAAGTGACATGGAGGTTATTTTAAAACTGCAATCTTAAAAGACACAGACTGTGGGAAGAATACATTGATATGGTTAGGAGAAACATTCAAGAAAATTTGTTGATggtggaaaaagaaacaaaatgagggGGGGGGTTAAGAATCTTGTTACACATGAAAGAGTCAGAAAGCTCCTAAGTTTTTCTTCTACTTCGGGAACAACAATAAACCCTCTAAAAGACCTACGCAACACtgataaacagaaaatagcaTGATTACATTAGATAGCTTCGAAAACAATATGAATAagccaaataaagaaaaattccaagcaaaaacattaaaaccacaagaaaataaaattaatgttactCATCACCTACCTAATACGGTACTTTGCTACAGCATCTCACACACATTATGGCATTGTCCTTGGATAAATGACTTGATGACTAAGATAAAATTATCACACTTAAGAACAAAGAAGTGGTACATATTCTTGAGGCTTCCAGGACTTCGTCCTCAGGGACACATTGTTCATGCAGTCTGTCCCAGGTTCTTAAAATGATGGTCTTCTGTTGTAGCTCAATGTGTAAGAGAATTTAAGTACATCCTATTTGGGAAGAACTTTCTTTTGTGTGAAGAAAAACTCAGTCTTGAAAGAAAGGAACTGGGCCGTCTCATGAAACAAAGCAGCTGATTTCACACATTGTTACAAATGTTAGTGAAATGTATTCAAGAAGTTGCTGTTTGTGCTCTATTACAAGATCACCATGTTCCGTTCCTAGGAATATCTGTGAATATTCTAGTACTTTGATTCAAAATTCAGTTGTGCATGTGCCTGATATGACTGAATAAGGACTCCAGATTCCATTGTAAGGGTTGTGGAGCAATgctatttaaatttgacttttccCTGACAAACTCAGCATTAAAAAAAGTTCTCTATATGCTGAtgtataaatttaattcaatttcaAAAATATCTACATTTTACTGAGTTAGACAGTCTGATGGTAAAGTTCATATATGAAAGAATACATAAGAATAGTtatgaagagagaaggaagacactTGAGAAGGGACTCCTGACAGCataccaagaaaatgaaaactttctagAGAATTTCTGTAATTACAGTGTCTTATCACTGctagaaaaacagacaaatagcTGAATGAAATAGGTTAGAAGCTTAGAAATAGAAATCAACATGGTTGGACATCAGTGTTTAATgaagggctgaaaagatggcgtggcagttaagagcactgactaatCTTCCAGAGGGCATGGATTTAATTCCCAGTCCTGgaaaccatccataactccagttccagagaatctgatgctctcttttgacTACTATGGGCACTGTACAAACGTGCTACACAGATATATAGGCAGGCagaaaacccatacacataaatcataattaaaataaaaaaaacaaaggtgaCGTGGAGAAGCCActaaaggaaagacagacatgcaaggtacagagtgagacacgatttaaaaggaaaaaaaaaaacttaaagtagATCCATGAAACATACCATGTATAGAGTAACTAAAAATTGAgttaaagatttaaaagaaaaaacttaaagtAGATCTATGAAAAATGCTATGTATAGAGTAACTAAAAATTGAGATAAAGATTTAAGCAAAGAGTGGAATCACACAGCTTCTTGAAGAACacatgacagggtttctttaaGCTTACTATAAGGAAGGGATTTCTAAATGTCACTCAAATTCTAGAGGTAAAGAAAGGAAGCAATAAGTGATCTGACCAAATGAAAATCTAAGaatttaaaattatcaaatacAAGCATTTCAAAAGAGAACTTACAGACTAAAATGATGTAGTCGTAAAACATCCCAGATAAGCCTCTTATATAAAGGACTCAAaaactgaggaagaaaagaccaaaaaaggtatgaaaatgaagaaaatatatgaaCTAACAGTTAACACAAAAATGACAAgagatcaaacaaataataaatgcccaaatttaatgaaaattagaTGTATGTAGTATATTAAAATAACACTGAGTTATAACTCAGTCTCTGGGAACGGACAGGCAAAATTATAAAGTGGTTGTGTTCTATTATTATtgaaactgtgagaaataaaattttaaatatcttacaAAGATCTACTTCTATaaatacagatgtgtgtgtgtgtgtgtgtatacatgcatatatacccaAGGATATTCAGTGAAGCATCATGCATAATTTCAagatataaacaattaaaaacctCACACAGAGGTAGATTAAAATGGTACGGAATAGCCATACAAATGTGTCTGATGCAAGTGTAAAAAAGAACAATGTAAATCTTTTATGAAAAGTTAGGGAGGCATTTCAAGAGATGCTATTagcttggaacactcagtcccaaATGGGTCATCTCCTCCAACTCCCTTCCCTCAGGGCATCAGGGAACTCTGCAAAAGAGGAAAGGTTATGAGCCATTGGGGATGgaagactccaaggaaacaaggccttctagacacaacaggaatgATGcccttatgaactcacagaaactgtggcaaTATGTGCAGGGTCTgcagaagtggacacaagccccattcctaactcagaagctatttctaaatttcttgaaaagaaaaaaaatagttttctccaagagTCTCACTGGATATACAAACCAGATTTAAGAGCAGAGTCTATGCCTAGCAGTAGATGGTTaacaaaaaatgaactcaatggtatttttggagggtttttttttttttgcttttttagtcTAATAACacactgtgtatttttttaaaccttgcaGGTCTTTTGCTTACATATTATGGTTtcagtgttgtgggataatcttttgtacattgtgaagatgtgtctttcccaaggcaccttctgtttggtttaataatgaactgaatggccaatagctaggcaggcagaagaggacaggcaggacttcccaccagagacaggaactctgggaagaagagagtcaGAATTTGCCAGCGAGACAGGGAGGTCAGACAAACAGTGTGGAGGAGAGGTGACAGTTCATgtggcagaatgcagattaatataaatgggttaatttaagttttgagagctagttgggaacaagtctaagctaaggccaagctctcataattaataggaactctccatgtcattatttgggagctggtggctcAAACAAATTCTGAGTACActtcagattttgtttttatggattttctccgtgtgtgaatgtgtgtttttgttttttctgtttgtctgcctatattgtcctattctggtttgtttttattctagcttagtttatattattttgttaatcttatttgtttgttttctaatgaaagagagatagaaaaggaACAGATTTGAGTGaatgtggaggtgggaggatctgggggaggggaaactataatcagaatacattgtatgaaaaaaatctattttcagtaaagaaagaaatgctcttaaatgaaaaatagaaatgtgtACCCTATGCTCCCATGTAAGGAGGCAATGTAAGAAAACATGTCACCATTCTTTTGTGCAAAATAAATATAAGTGATAGTAGAGTAAAAAGTGAATGATGTTATTCCTTCAGtgaaggatgagaaagaaatgggaaatgagAACAGGGTAGCAAGGAGTGGTACCTTTGCAAATATACAGATTTATATTGGATTACCTGAATAATAGTAATATTTCACACACCCAAATATAAACACAGTTGGACTTTCTACAGCagcatctgttgtggaatattagtttaagatgtgttacatatgtttatgctgtggaacatttgctttaataatgcaaagatgtgctgcattcttttgtgctgcatttgtttaactctgtaaagctgtgttactaaaacacctgattggtctaataaagatctgaatggccaatagcaaggcaggagaaaggctggcctggcatgcagagagaatacataggaggagaggagaggcaggagtgagaaaaagagaagaagagaggacagcagggaccagccacccagctacacagcaagcagcagagtcagaagtaaagaaaggtatacagaatagagaaagaaaaaagcccagaggcaaacgaTGTAGAGAAAAGGAGCTGGCTAAAGAAATCCCTCCTGATCCTgtagcccagaactagggaaagaagGCTCAGCTaaggccagggaaagaaacacagtttagctcagatcagtcatctctgcccctggccagctGACTTTTGAAACcagccaatcacagagcaggacagtagcaCCCTGTCCCTGGGGCCCaggacaaggggaaaaaaaacagcctggatttgggacctgagccagagaaatgatcactttatccccaaacctaGAACcaaggaaatatgccctgactctgaaaccagtacaaAAGTAACACTCTTGgtcctagaatcagagtcagtgaaggAAATGTGACCTGGTCTTAGAATTAGtgtcaaaaagctaagaaaggccagtgaaagaaacagtttggctcATATCAGAACCATCTCTGTCCCTAGCAACTGACttgtaaaaccaaccaatcacagagcaagAAGGTAGCACCCTGTCCCTGGGGCCTAGGACCagacaaagaaacacagcctgggtttgggacctgagccagagaaatgaacactttatccccaaacccagaaccaaggaaacatgctctGACTCTGAATCTAGTGacaaaataacactcttggcccctagaatcagagtcaatgaaagaaatgtgccctggtcTTAGAAGCAGTGTCAAAAAGTCAAGaaagaccagtgaaagaaacacagtttggctctgaaatcagggccatttCTGTCCCTAGcacacaaaactggccaatccctgggcagaaaaaaactaaccaatcactaGTTGACTCCACCCactagacatcctatataaaccaccctgcctggtcagttgtgagctgttctctccaccctggtagaggcagctactctcctggacttctccttcccaaataaatctctttcttaaaagagttttggctgtgaagatcttcattcactggcgtagagaagatccttgctgagatgtccctcaatggacagagcaaggaggagctgaataGACAAGCCTTGCTGAGACGTCCCTCagtgggcagagaaagagagagctgaacAAGTAACACTTTTCttcagagccagaggagattgctacatttctgcaggggtttcctcttttgtagagcaaagccaaagaagcaacatcttagaccagagaagcagagctctgttaGGAAGCCCCATTAAGTggaggctgagcaaagctcagctgtagtggcttTCCAGGAGAAGGATTGCTATAttctgtggggagaccatcccccatcacaccaggtatagcctgactctcccaaacagtcaggacacccttccctgctgaagcagttccaggcctgactctccccaGCAGTCAGAAAACTTCCCTTctagggctgagctgtctctttgcagttccagccatcagagctgtcctaagcctCTCAAAGTGGTGTCTGACTCCCCATGTAGTCAGGTTACAtttccccagagttgcaaaactcatgttttggtgccaaaacctgggaccCAAACCACAGAGTTGAAACAAATTAACTTACAAAAGGTAAacgagataatttaagaaaagctggccagaaacaagccaagctatggatgggcattcataagtaagaataagtctccatttatttatttgggagctgggaagtGGGCACCTAAAGAGTGGAAAAACCCACAGGTATCCTTGCATGCTGTGAAGATTTCATGTCTGGTGCCAGCTATCATATATTTAGCCGTTGCTGAAACACTATGGTGAACACACCTCCCACACCAAAATGAACAAAGGGGAATATGGATGCCATTAGAACAGGTATTTTTGTCAGAAATGTACAATTCCAATACAGccataagaaaacataaaatacttaGGTAAAATGACCTTAGAAGATGTGTACATACTTCGTGGTATGTAGAAAGAGTCAGAGAACTAGGTGTAGTCACATATACCTGCAATCCCatgactcaggaggtggaagcagatggACTAGTAGTTCAAGGTATTCTCAACTATATAGTCAGTTAAAAATGCACCTCGGGCTACacgacaccctatctcaaaaagccaaatctgtacaaacaagcaaaagagaaGCCAGAGTAAGAAAAGATAGACTACTGAAAGGGAAAAGGATTAAAACATCAGGAATCACAAAGGAAAGGCTAGAACAGCTTAAAAGTGCCGAGAGACAGAAAGGCTATCCATCCAAGAGTAGCAAGCTCCAAATGCTCCAGCATCAGTTCCATGGTGGAGGTATGAGGAATGAGGAAAAGCCACTTAAAATGTGGCTCTATAAATGTAACATGTCTCTGACAAAAAAAAGATGGACACCCTACCTGAAAGGTCAGCCCAAGATTCTCACTAACATTAATTCAATCTGGGAAATTTGGAACTGTGACTCTGCTGTTGGCACTAGTtcacataaaaggaaaacacattcTTTCCCTCTTCAGTGTCTGAGGGCTATCCAGCCAGGTGCACTCTGGAGAGAGGCTAACTCCTTGAGATAAAAATACTCttggaaataagaaaacaaggagCAACTGCCAAATGAGAAGGACTAGAGAGAGTCTGTCAGACCAGCTTTGTGGGACACCTGTCGAAGGCAGTGATGGGCTGGGTGAATGACAGGCAAGGACACACTATAAAATGTAGGCAGTAGATCCTCTGGTAATGAAGGGCCCGCTGCTCTGAGGTCCTATCACTTGTGTGTTCATGAGCAGTCATCACCACCATGATTGAGGTTGGGGACCAGTTCTACATCTGCAGCCACTTACCTTCTGTGTGGTCAATGCTGGTGAAATGGAGAATCACGAGTTGCAGGTCCACTAAGGTCTTAGAGTGCAGCAGCCTCCTCCTCTCACGGATGGTCTACTGTTGAGCGAGAAATGAATGCACTAAGACCAAAATTCCAGCACGAATCTCAGTGCTCTATTTCCTTCTCCTGTCTGTTCTCTTCatttactttattcatttattattatttctactttTACAATAGAACATTGTAATTaattattgaaattttcatacatgcatgcaatgtattCTATTAGTATTCA
Encoded here:
- the LOC114683857 gene encoding melanoma antigen preferentially expressed in tumors-like; its protein translation is MDAKNAKTLFDLAIQSLLRNESVAIQALEDMPRAFFVPLFIAAFEGGHKNTLSEMVKVWPYYCLHIGSLTVQEPQHELLKAMIENLPVRPSRNSASRRPKLRILDLRQDNDCRTICHEDSIKGPSCSHSCTYSDSSILKIEGQHRFVNTESVVQFPRPVELLVDLSLDGSLVEKDFLVLLTSKIRESSGSLHICCRDLQVDKLCDSKCTLNLLDLNCVGQLSIDMGSLSDITNVLSQMDHLESLSLSKVTFRSLGGKLFKNFLSYLRRMNTLKEVIFSSFCLTGHLDRVLRVLPPGLNFLCLTFCDLSHRDFRFLAQSPQVSHLKLLNLSNNPMYWDDFEPFQTLLVNLSGTLRHLEMNHCLINDTTISVLIPALIRCTQLRVLCFASNPITMPMLVTIMNNLTPLKNLKYVIYPIPIHCYGIWPFQGSIDRRKLAIVQLQLKVMLVLAERPDMNWITYLE